In the Klebsiella aerogenes KCTC 2190 genome, one interval contains:
- the fis gene encoding DNA-binding transcriptional regulator Fis — translation MFEQRVNSDVLTVSTVNSQDQVTQKPLRDSVKQALKNYFAQLNGQDVNDLYELVLAEVEQPLLDMVMQYTRGNQTRAALMMGINRGTLRKKLKKYGMN, via the coding sequence ATGTTCGAACAACGCGTAAATTCTGACGTACTGACCGTTTCTACCGTTAACTCTCAGGATCAGGTAACTCAAAAGCCCCTGCGTGACTCGGTTAAACAGGCACTGAAGAACTATTTTGCTCAACTGAATGGTCAGGATGTTAATGATCTGTATGAGCTGGTATTGGCTGAAGTTGAACAGCCACTGTTGGACATGGTGATGCAATACACCCGTGGTAACCAGACCCGCGCTGCCCTGATGATGGGTATCAACCGCGGTACTCTGCGTAAGAAACTGAAAAAATACGGCATGAACTGA
- the envR gene encoding acrEF/envCD operon transcriptional regulator has translation MARKTKEDALRTRQLLIESAIQQFAQRGVTNTTLTDIADAAGVTRGAVYWHFSSKAELFNEMWQQQPPLRELLPHQQWELDNQNPLTGLRKKFITGLQYIAENPRQQALLQILYHKCEFTSDMLPESEIRKRIGFNYAIIRDVLQCCVRNRLLPAETNIEITLIILHGAFTGIIKNWLMDPEQFNLYQQAPVLVDNIMSALSLQQPDHSVWSIAAVGQ, from the coding sequence ATGGCCAGAAAAACCAAAGAGGACGCCTTAAGAACGCGTCAACTCCTGATTGAGTCCGCCATTCAGCAGTTCGCGCAGCGCGGCGTTACCAATACCACGCTGACCGATATCGCTGACGCCGCGGGCGTCACGCGTGGAGCGGTGTACTGGCATTTTTCCAGCAAGGCGGAGTTATTTAATGAGATGTGGCAGCAGCAGCCGCCGCTCAGAGAGCTACTGCCCCATCAACAGTGGGAGCTGGATAACCAAAATCCGTTAACAGGGTTACGTAAAAAATTTATTACCGGATTACAATATATCGCTGAGAATCCCCGACAGCAGGCACTACTACAAATTCTTTATCATAAATGCGAGTTTACCAGTGACATGCTGCCGGAAAGCGAAATCCGCAAACGAATTGGCTTCAATTACGCCATAATCCGTGACGTCCTGCAATGTTGCGTAAGAAATAGATTATTGCCGGCGGAAACAAATATCGAAATTACGTTGATAATATTACACGGCGCTTTTACAGGAATTATCAAAAACTGGTTAATGGATCCTGAACAATTCAATCTCTATCAGCAGGCGCCCGTGCTGGTAGACAATATTATGTCGGCGTTATCGCTGCAACAACCTGACCATAGCGTGTGGTCAATAGCTGCCGTGGGGCAGTAG
- a CDS encoding efflux RND transporter periplasmic adaptor subunit codes for MTSHARVSLLSSLIISALLLTGCDNSGDQQAQPQAPQVSVHVVHSEPLSVTTELPGRTSAFRVAEVRPQVSGIILKRNFVEGSDIKAGESLYQIDPATYQAAWNSAKGDEAKAEAAAAIAHLTVKRYVPLLGTQYISQQEYDQAVATARQADADVVAAKAAVENARINLAYTKVTSPIDGRIGKSSVTEGALVTNGQADAMATVQQLDPIYVDVTESSNDFMRLKQESLQRGDDSKSVQLIMENGQPYSLKGSLQFSDVTVDESTGSITLRAVFPNPQHTLLPGMFVRARIDEGVNPQAILVPQQGVTRTPRGDATVLIVNAQNQVENREVTAAQAIGNKWLITSGLQNGDKVIVSGLQKVRPGVTVKATEDTTASAAQ; via the coding sequence ATGACGAGTCATGCCAGAGTATCTCTTTTATCCAGCCTAATTATCTCCGCCTTGTTGCTTACCGGTTGCGATAATTCAGGCGACCAGCAGGCACAGCCGCAGGCGCCGCAGGTTAGCGTACATGTAGTACACAGCGAACCGCTTTCCGTCACCACTGAGCTCCCAGGGAGAACATCGGCCTTCCGTGTCGCTGAAGTTCGCCCTCAGGTCAGCGGTATTATCCTGAAACGCAACTTTGTCGAGGGCAGCGATATCAAGGCCGGTGAATCGCTCTATCAAATCGACCCCGCTACTTACCAGGCGGCCTGGAACAGCGCCAAAGGCGACGAGGCAAAAGCCGAAGCCGCAGCGGCTATCGCCCATCTGACGGTGAAACGTTATGTTCCTCTGCTTGGAACTCAGTACATCAGTCAGCAGGAATACGATCAGGCCGTCGCTACCGCGCGTCAGGCCGATGCCGATGTCGTGGCGGCTAAAGCCGCGGTCGAAAATGCCCGTATCAATCTGGCTTACACCAAGGTGACTTCGCCCATCGACGGGCGGATTGGTAAATCCAGCGTAACCGAAGGCGCACTGGTGACCAACGGCCAGGCGGACGCCATGGCGACGGTGCAGCAACTCGATCCGATCTATGTCGACGTAACCGAATCCAGCAACGATTTTATGCGCCTGAAACAGGAAAGCCTGCAGCGCGGTGATGACAGTAAAAGCGTGCAGCTGATTATGGAAAATGGCCAACCCTATTCCCTGAAGGGATCGCTGCAATTTTCTGACGTGACCGTCGATGAAAGCACCGGATCCATTACGCTGCGCGCGGTATTCCCTAATCCGCAACACACTCTTCTGCCGGGCATGTTTGTCCGCGCCCGTATCGATGAAGGCGTCAATCCGCAAGCAATTCTGGTACCGCAGCAGGGGGTTACCCGCACGCCGCGCGGCGATGCCACTGTGTTAATCGTTAATGCGCAGAACCAGGTGGAAAACCGTGAAGTCACCGCCGCCCAGGCGATAGGCAATAAATGGTTAATCACCAGCGGCCTGCAAAACGGCGACAAAGTCATCGTTAGTGGGTTACAGAAGGTTCGCCCAGGCGTCACCGTGAAGGCGACGGAAGATACCACTGCCTCCGCCGCACAATAA
- a CDS encoding efflux RND transporter permease subunit has protein sequence MSKFFIHRPVFAWVLAIIMMIAGGLAIMQLPIAQYPTIAPPAVAISATYPGADAQTVQDTVTQVIEQNMNGIDNLMYMSSTSDSSGSVTITLTFQSGTDPDIAQVQVQNKLQLATPLLPQEVQQQGISVEKSSSSFLLVAGFISDNQSTTQDDISDYVASNIKDPISRLNGVGDVQLFGAQYAMRIWLDGNLLNKYNLTPVDVINQLKVQNDQIAAGQLGGTPSVKGQQLNASIIAQTRLKDPEEFGKVTLRVNADGSVVRLKDVARIELGGENYNVVARINGKPASGLGIKLATGANALDTATAIKAKLAELQPFFPQGMKVVYPYDTTPFVKISIHEVVKTLFEAIILVFLVMYLFLQNIRATLIPTIAVPVVLLGTFAVLAMFGYSINTLTMFGMVLAIGLLVDDAIVVVENVERVMVEDKLSPVEATEKSMEQIQGALVGIAMLLSAVFVPMAFFGGSTGAIYRQFSITIVSAMALSVLVALVLTPALCATMLKPASADHHGKKGFFGWFNARFDQSVNHYTNSVSGILRGTGRYLVIYLLIVIGMAMLFVRLPTSFLPDEDQGVFLTMVQLPAGATQERTQKVLDSVSDYYLQKEKANVESVFTVNGFSFSGQGQNSGMAFVSLKPWEERSGSENGVEAIIKRATAAFSQIKDAMVFPFNMPAIIELGTATGFDFELIDQGGLGHTQLTQARNQLLGMVKQHPEQLVRVRPNGLEDTPQFKLDVDQEKAQALGVSLSDINETISAALGGYYVNDFIDRGRVKKVYVQADASFRMLPGDINNMYVRSSNGEMVPFSAFVTSRWVYGSPRLERYNGLPSMEILGEAAPGKSTGEAMALMEQLASKLPAGIGYDWTGLSYQERLSGNQAPALYAISLIVVFLCLAALYESWSIPFSVMLVVPLGVIGALLAASVRGLNNDVYFQVGLLTTIGLSAKNAILIVEFAKDLMDKEGKGIIEATLEASRMRLRPILMTSLAFILGVMPLVISHGAGSGAQNAVGTGVMGGMLTATLLAIFFVPVFFVVVRRRFTRHVE, from the coding sequence ATGTCTAAGTTCTTCATTCATCGACCGGTGTTTGCATGGGTGCTGGCGATCATCATGATGATTGCCGGCGGCCTCGCCATCATGCAGCTCCCTATTGCGCAATATCCCACGATTGCGCCGCCCGCGGTAGCCATCTCGGCAACCTACCCGGGTGCAGATGCGCAAACCGTGCAGGACACCGTCACTCAGGTTATCGAACAGAACATGAATGGTATCGATAATCTGATGTACATGTCCTCTACCAGTGATTCATCCGGTAGCGTGACCATCACGCTCACTTTTCAATCCGGCACCGATCCGGATATCGCCCAGGTGCAGGTGCAGAACAAACTGCAACTGGCGACGCCGCTGCTGCCACAGGAAGTACAGCAGCAAGGTATTAGCGTTGAGAAATCCAGTAGCAGCTTCCTGCTGGTTGCCGGATTTATTTCTGATAATCAAAGCACTACCCAGGATGATATTTCCGACTACGTTGCCTCCAACATCAAAGACCCTATCAGCCGCCTTAACGGCGTGGGCGATGTACAGTTGTTCGGTGCGCAATATGCCATGCGTATCTGGCTCGACGGCAACCTGCTGAATAAATATAACCTCACGCCGGTTGATGTTATCAACCAGCTGAAAGTGCAAAACGATCAGATCGCCGCCGGACAGCTTGGCGGTACACCATCGGTTAAAGGTCAACAGCTTAATGCCTCGATCATTGCTCAGACTCGCCTGAAAGATCCTGAGGAATTCGGTAAAGTCACGCTGCGGGTTAACGCCGATGGTTCCGTGGTTCGCCTGAAGGATGTCGCGCGCATTGAACTGGGCGGCGAGAACTATAACGTTGTCGCGCGCATTAATGGCAAACCCGCCTCTGGTTTGGGGATCAAGCTGGCGACCGGCGCCAATGCGTTAGATACCGCTACGGCGATTAAAGCGAAACTTGCCGAGCTGCAGCCCTTCTTCCCGCAAGGGATGAAAGTTGTTTATCCCTACGACACCACGCCGTTCGTTAAAATCTCCATTCACGAAGTGGTCAAAACGCTGTTTGAAGCCATTATCCTCGTCTTCCTCGTGATGTATCTGTTCCTGCAGAACATTCGCGCAACGCTTATCCCGACGATCGCTGTGCCGGTCGTCTTGCTGGGTACTTTTGCGGTGCTGGCGATGTTCGGCTACTCCATCAACACGCTAACCATGTTTGGCATGGTGCTGGCGATAGGGCTACTGGTCGACGATGCCATCGTGGTGGTAGAGAACGTTGAGCGCGTCATGGTCGAGGACAAGCTTTCCCCCGTTGAAGCCACAGAGAAATCAATGGAGCAGATTCAGGGGGCGCTGGTTGGTATCGCCATGCTGCTCTCGGCGGTATTCGTCCCGATGGCCTTCTTTGGCGGCTCGACCGGGGCGATTTATCGTCAGTTCTCCATCACTATCGTTTCCGCGATGGCGCTGTCTGTACTGGTCGCGCTGGTACTGACCCCGGCGCTATGCGCAACCATGTTAAAGCCAGCATCCGCAGACCATCATGGCAAAAAGGGGTTCTTCGGCTGGTTTAATGCCAGGTTCGACCAAAGCGTTAACCACTACACCAACAGCGTAAGCGGGATCCTGCGCGGCACCGGGCGCTACCTGGTTATCTATCTGCTGATCGTTATCGGCATGGCAATGCTGTTTGTCCGCTTGCCTACATCCTTCCTGCCTGATGAAGACCAGGGCGTGTTCCTGACCATGGTTCAGTTACCTGCTGGCGCTACGCAAGAGCGTACGCAAAAGGTGCTCGACTCCGTCAGCGACTACTATCTACAGAAAGAGAAAGCTAATGTTGAGAGCGTGTTCACCGTTAACGGCTTTAGCTTCAGCGGACAAGGACAAAACTCCGGTATGGCGTTTGTCAGTCTGAAACCATGGGAAGAGCGCAGCGGTTCGGAAAACGGCGTTGAAGCCATTATTAAGCGTGCCACCGCCGCATTTAGCCAGATTAAAGATGCAATGGTCTTCCCGTTCAACATGCCGGCCATCATCGAGTTAGGTACCGCGACCGGTTTCGACTTTGAGCTGATTGACCAGGGTGGCTTAGGACACACACAGCTAACTCAGGCACGAAACCAGCTTCTGGGGATGGTAAAACAGCATCCGGAACAGCTGGTACGCGTTCGCCCTAATGGCCTTGAAGATACACCGCAGTTTAAACTCGACGTCGATCAAGAGAAAGCGCAGGCGCTGGGCGTCTCGTTATCCGACATTAACGAAACGATATCAGCTGCACTGGGCGGCTATTATGTGAATGACTTTATTGACCGCGGCCGCGTGAAGAAAGTCTATGTTCAGGCCGATGCCAGTTTCCGTATGCTACCCGGTGATATCAATAACATGTATGTCCGCAGCTCTAACGGTGAAATGGTGCCGTTCTCGGCATTTGTTACTTCACGTTGGGTATATGGTTCTCCGCGTCTCGAACGTTACAACGGCCTGCCTTCGATGGAAATCCTCGGCGAAGCGGCTCCGGGTAAGAGTACCGGGGAAGCCATGGCCTTGATGGAGCAACTGGCCAGTAAACTGCCAGCAGGTATCGGTTATGACTGGACGGGCTTGTCTTATCAGGAACGTTTATCAGGTAACCAGGCGCCAGCGCTATATGCTATTTCGCTGATAGTCGTCTTCCTCTGTCTGGCAGCACTCTATGAAAGCTGGTCTATTCCATTCTCCGTTATGCTGGTTGTGCCATTAGGAGTTATCGGCGCATTATTAGCAGCCTCAGTTAGAGGATTGAATAATGACGTTTATTTCCAGGTTGGCCTGTTAACAACTATTGGTTTATCTGCGAAGAACGCCATTCTTATTGTTGAGTTCGCCAAAGACCTTATGGATAAAGAAGGCAAAGGTATTATCGAGGCGACCCTGGAAGCATCCCGTATGCGTCTGCGCCCTATATTAATGACTTCATTAGCCTTTATTCTCGGGGTCATGCCGTTAGTAATTAGCCATGGCGCTGGTAGCGGCGCGCAAAACGCTGTCGGTACCGGCGTGATGGGCGGTATGCTTACCGCAACGCTGCTGGCCATCTTCTTCGTGCCGGTGTTCTTTGTGGTTGTAAGGCGTCGCTTTACCCGCCACGTAGAATAA